A single window of Gossypium hirsutum isolate 1008001.06 chromosome A10, Gossypium_hirsutum_v2.1, whole genome shotgun sequence DNA harbors:
- the LOC107896821 gene encoding uncharacterized protein: MDRIATTTAVLLFLIVADVSNASSFSKLRFLADKSPPKNDTTAATPPSSQLPAKKLDPKPNSQSKLDPKITHTATQSPVDKKDQKLSDEPGKVIPPAQREIDSEKNSSSTSNSTSFNTVGDNEGKKKNIDSGKKSNSTETEQGAVVSKEDKNKKQQQKTDDDGNETQSGIVETCDRVADSCKDRNSLTACIKGSETGSKQLVVLVHNSGEKTLNVNVAGLPGESFAKILEVPKRGTIKINISLTISKTSELKLSAGNGDCVLHKNPLVPEGNFFLNLPSYDKLLTPVNGAYFLIATVVILGGSWACCMFRKRRRHDGGIPYQELEMGLPESMQATEVETAEGWDQGWDSDWDEDKAVKSPMGRRQVPNISANGLIARSSNRDGWENDWDD; this comes from the exons ATGGATAGAATTGCAACTACGACAGCggttttattgtttttaatcGTCGCCGATGTTTCCAATGCTTCTTCGTTTTCGAAGCTTCGATTCTTAGCCGATAAATCTCCACCAAAGAACGACACAACCGCTGCAACGCCGCCC AGTTCTCAGTTGCCAGCCAAGAAATTGGATCCTAAACCCAATAGTCAATCGAAATTGGATCCAAAAATAACGCATACTGCGACTCAATCTCCAGTTGACAAGAAGGATCAAAAACTGTCAGATGAACCGGGGAAAGTGATTCCACCTGCTCAAAGGGAAATTGATAGTGAAAAAAATTCCAGTTCAACTTCAAATTCAACGAGCTTTAACACAGTGGGGGATAATGAGGGGAAGAAAAAGAACATAGATAGTGGAAAGAAATCGAATAGCACGGAAACTGAACAGGGAGCTGTTGTATCAAAGGAGGATAAGAATAAGAAGCAGCAGCAGAAGACTGATGATGATGGAAATGAGACCCAGTCAGGGATTGTCGAAACATGCGACAGGGTAGCTGACAGCTGCAAAGACAGGAACTCCTTGACTGCCTGCATTAAAGGGTCTGAAACTG GGTCCAAACAATTGGTTGTTCTGGTCCACAATAGTGGAGAAAAAACTTTGAACGTCAATGTTGCTGGCCTTCCTGGTGAATCTTTTGCCAAAATACTTGAAGTACCGAAACGTGGAACTATAAAG ATCAATATCTCTTTGACTATTAGCAAAACCAGTGAGCTAAAGTTAAGTGCTGGAAATGGAGATTGTGTGCTTCACAAGAACCCTCTTGTACCTGAAGGGAACTTTTTCTTAAACCTTCCTTCTTATGACAAGTTGCTGACTCCAGTAAATGGCGCATACTTCTTGATTGCAACCGTTGTAATTTTGGGAGGATCATGGGCTTGTTGCATGTTTAGGAAAAGGAGGCGGCATGATGGTGGTATACCTTACCAAGAGCTAGAAATGGGATTACCAGAATCCATGCAAGCTACTGAAGTAGAAACGGCTGAAGGTTGGGACCAGGGTTGGGATAGCGATTGGGATGAGGACAAGGCAGTTAAATCACCAATGGGACGACGCCAAGTACCGAATATCTCAGCAAATGGCCTCATTGCTAGGTCTTCAAACAGAGATGGTTGGGAAAATGACTGGGATGATTAG